A single Tissierellales bacterium DNA region contains:
- a CDS encoding hydrogenase maturation nickel metallochaperone HypA, whose translation MHELGIMINVVQTVENFAKENEITEIDTLVLQIGELSSVIPKFAKACYPAAVDGTMLEDTKLEIETLPGNGMCDNCKEVFNLIKADGKCPNCDSKNWELLSGREFLIKEIVAT comes from the coding sequence TTGCATGAATTAGGAATTATGATTAATGTTGTTCAAACAGTCGAAAATTTTGCAAAGGAAAATGAAATTACAGAGATTGATACTTTGGTACTTCAAATTGGAGAACTGTCCTCTGTTATACCAAAGTTTGCTAAAGCTTGCTATCCTGCTGCAGTAGATGGGACTATGTTAGAGGATACAAAGTTAGAAATTGAAACATTACCAGGAAACGGTATGTGTGATAATTGTAAAGAAGTATTTAATTTAATTAAGGCTGATGGGAAATGTCCAAATTGTGATAGTAAGAATTGGGAGTTGCTCAGTGGTAGGGAATTTTTAATTAAAGAGATTGTTGCCACGTAA
- a CDS encoding DUF5692 family protein, with amino-acid sequence MFTFNYAEGASLFSAWGMWFVVFAALFLFNEFSRRSKSGGFISFIVLPAVLSILWFTVLRDTIYTDWFHLAKVYSATAGCIGFWFIRHYKKKDKITGKTLWKLSEKKFALIFPPLILAINIIEAVVRDFQIGNLGLMKELFEGEIMMSGPWNYMNGIAGILNTITITGWFGIVIRKKIKNDKSMDMLWPDMMWFWIIAYDLWNFAYTYNCLPGHAWYCGLALLLAPTLCAFTIGKGAWLQHRAHTLAIWCMFSQTFPAFQDQGKYQVMSTYNPKIYFAISLAALIANIMVFVYMIYKATTTKRNPYLGELYIDSPRYKEVKSLGEPSVLDSETSVI; translated from the coding sequence ATGTTTACATTTAATTATGCTGAAGGAGCATCTTTATTTTCAGCTTGGGGTATGTGGTTTGTAGTTTTTGCTGCATTATTTTTATTTAACGAATTTTCAAGAAGGTCAAAGTCAGGTGGATTTATAAGTTTTATTGTTTTACCAGCTGTATTGTCCATTCTCTGGTTTACAGTTCTAAGAGATACAATTTATACAGATTGGTTTCACCTGGCAAAAGTATATTCTGCTACTGCAGGATGTATAGGTTTCTGGTTCATAAGACATTATAAAAAGAAAGATAAAATCACAGGAAAAACTCTTTGGAAACTCTCAGAAAAAAAATTTGCTTTAATTTTCCCACCATTAATTCTTGCTATTAATATTATAGAAGCTGTGGTTCGTGATTTTCAAATAGGTAACCTTGGACTTATGAAAGAACTATTTGAAGGAGAAATCATGATGAGTGGTCCTTGGAATTATATGAATGGTATTGCAGGGATATTAAATACTATAACTATTACTGGATGGTTTGGAATTGTAATAAGAAAGAAAATTAAAAATGATAAAAGTATGGATATGCTATGGCCAGATATGATGTGGTTCTGGATAATAGCTTATGATTTATGGAACTTTGCATATACTTATAACTGCCTACCAGGTCATGCATGGTATTGTGGCCTTGCATTATTATTAGCACCTACTCTTTGTGCTTTTACTATAGGAAAAGGAGCATGGCTACAACATAGGGCTCATACCTTAGCTATATGGTGTATGTTTTCACAAACATTCCCTGCTTTCCAAGATCAAGGAAAGTATCAAGTAATGTCAACATACAATCCAAAAATATACTTTGCAATAAGTCTTGCTGCATTGATAGCAAATATTATGGTATTTGTATATATGATTTATAAAGCTACTACTACAAAGAGAAACCCATACCTTGGGGAACTTTACATTGATTCACCACGATATAAAGAAGTTAAATCTCTTGGAGAACCTTCTGTATTAGATTCTGAAACTTCAGTAATATAG